One window of the Betta splendens chromosome 21, fBetSpl5.4, whole genome shotgun sequence genome contains the following:
- the chmp2ba gene encoding charged multivesicular body protein 2Ba has translation MASLFKKKTVDDIIKEQSKELRGTQRQITRDRAALEKQEKQMEAEIKKMAKSGNREACKILAKQLVQLRKQKNRTYAVSSKVTSMSTQTKVMNSQMKMAGAMSTTAKTMQAVNKKMDPQKTLKTMQDFQKENMKMGMTEDMINDTLDEIFDESGDEEESQDIVNQVLDEIGIEITGKMVKAPAAGKSVPGAAASSKQATISDDEIERQLRALGVD, from the exons ATGGCTTCCCTTTTCAAGAAGAAGACGGTCGACG ACATAATCAAGGAGCAGTCCAAGGAGCTGCGTGGCACTCAGAGACAGATCACCAGGGACAGAGCAGCGCTGGAGAAACAAGAGAAGCAAATG GAGGCAGAGATCAAGAAAATGGCAAAGAGTGGTAACCGGGAGGCCTGCAAGATCCTGGCCAAGCAGCTGGTCCAGCTCAGGAAGCAGAAGAACCGCACATACGCCGTCAGCTCTAAGGTCACCTCTATGTCCACGCAGACGAAGGTCATGAACTCCCAGATGAAGATGGCTGGTGCCATGTCCACCACAGCCAAG ACAATGCAAGCAGTCAATAAAAAAATGGATCCTCAGAAGACGCTGAAGACAATGCAAGATTTCCAAAAGGAGAACATGAAAATGGGCATGACTGAAGACATGA tTAATGACACTTTGGACGAGATCTTCGATGAGTCTGGGGATGAAGAGGAATCGCAGGACATTGTGAACCAGGTTCTGGATGAGATTGGCATTGAGATTACAGGAAAA ATGGTGaaagctccagctgcaggaaagAGCGTCCCCGgtgccgctgcctcctccaaACAAGCCACCATCTCCGACGACGAGATCGAGAGACAGCTCCGAGCCCTGGGAGTGGACTAG
- the pou1f1 gene encoding pituitary-specific positive transcription factor 1 isoform X2, with protein MACQAFSADTFTSLTGDPALPILMHHGPGSDCLPASSHAHGMVSAVSSGLSLGQTSKRSHMHLATSSLGNALGNSPPNLHYPVTPCHYSNQQATYGMMAAQEMLSASISQTRILQTCGVPHPNMVSGANSLQGSLAPCLYKFPDHGLSSGSCALSHGFSTLPSALLSTDEVPAGPGVGEPKADAQRKSVRDPEDAPSMDSPQIRELEMFANDFKIRRIKLGYTQTNVGEALAAVHGSEFSQTTICRFENLQLSFKNACKLKAILAKWLDEAELAGALYSDKIGMNERKRKRRTTISLGAKEALERSFVEKSKPSSQEIARIAKGLHLEKEVVRVWFCNRRQREKRVKTSLNLSSCLSKLSPNCMAQMSKTQRAMT; from the exons ATGGCGTGCCAGGCGTTCAGCGCCGACACCTTCACCTCCCTGACCGGAGACCCGGCGCTGCCCATCCTCATGCACCACGGCCCCGGCAGCGACTGCCTGCCCGCCTCCTCCcacgcccacggcatggtgtcTGCAG TGTCATCCGGGCTGTCCCTGGGTCAGACCTCCAAGCGTTCCCACATGCACCTCGCCACCTCCTCCCTCGGCAACGCTCTCGGCAACAGCCCCCCGAACCTGCACTACCCCGTCACCCCCTGCCATTACAGCAACCAGCAGGCCACCTACGGCATGATGGCAG CCCAGGAGATGCTCTCTGCCAGTATCTCTCAGACTCGTATCCTGCAGACCTGTGGCGTCCCTCACCCCAACATGGTGAGCGGCGCCAATTCATTGCAAG GCTCTCTCGCCCCTTGCTTGTACAAGTTCCCGGATCACGGTCTaagcagcggctcctgcgcGTTGAGCCACGGGTTCTCCACGCTGCCCTCGGCCCTCCTCTCCACCGACGAGGTCCCCGCGGGCCCGGGTGTCGGCGAGCCCAAGGCCGACGCCCAGAGGAAGAGCGTGCGGGACCCTGAGGACGCCCCCTCCATGGACTCGCCGCAGATCCGGGAGCTGGAGATGTTCGCCAACGACTTCAAGATACGGAGGATCAAACTCG GTTACACCCAGACGAACGTAGGCGAGGCCCTCGCTGCAGTGCACGGCTCAGAGTTCAGCCAGACCACGATCTGCCGCTTCGAAAACCTGCAGCTGAGCTTTAAGAACGCCTGCAAACTCAAGGCCATCCTGGCTAAGTGGCTGGACGAGGCCGAGCTGGCAGGCG CCTTGTACAGTGACAAAATAGGAATGAATGAGcgaaagaggaaaagaagaacaaCTATCAG CCTGGGAGCTAAAGAGGCCCTGGAGCGCAGCTTCGTGGAGAAGAGCAAGCCGTCGTCCCAGGAAATCGCCCGGATAGCCAAGGGCCTTCacctggagaaggaggtggtCAGAGTGTGGTTCTGCAACAGGCGTCAAAGGGAGAAACGGGTCAAAACCAGCCTCAACCTCAGCTCCTGCCTGAGCAAACTGAGCCCCAACTGCATGGCACAGATGAGTAAAACCCAGAGGGCAATGACGTAA
- the pou1f1 gene encoding pituitary-specific positive transcription factor 1 isoform X1, with product MACQAFSADTFTSLTGDPALPILMHHGPGSDCLPASSHAHGMVSAVSSGLSLGQTSKRSHMHLATSSLGNALGNSPPNLHYPVTPCHYSNQQATYGMMAAQEMLSASISQTRILQTCGVPHPNMVSGANSLQGSLAPCLYKFPDHGLSSGSCALSHGFSTLPSALLSTDEVPAGPGVGEPKADAQRKSVRDPEDAPSMDSPQIRELEMFANDFKIRRIKLGERGSVWDGVKGTSMLFNEAFPFPAWLRPAGYTQTNVGEALAAVHGSEFSQTTICRFENLQLSFKNACKLKAILAKWLDEAELAGALYSDKIGMNERKRKRRTTISLGAKEALERSFVEKSKPSSQEIARIAKGLHLEKEVVRVWFCNRRQREKRVKTSLNLSSCLSKLSPNCMAQMSKTQRAMT from the exons ATGGCGTGCCAGGCGTTCAGCGCCGACACCTTCACCTCCCTGACCGGAGACCCGGCGCTGCCCATCCTCATGCACCACGGCCCCGGCAGCGACTGCCTGCCCGCCTCCTCCcacgcccacggcatggtgtcTGCAG TGTCATCCGGGCTGTCCCTGGGTCAGACCTCCAAGCGTTCCCACATGCACCTCGCCACCTCCTCCCTCGGCAACGCTCTCGGCAACAGCCCCCCGAACCTGCACTACCCCGTCACCCCCTGCCATTACAGCAACCAGCAGGCCACCTACGGCATGATGGCAG CCCAGGAGATGCTCTCTGCCAGTATCTCTCAGACTCGTATCCTGCAGACCTGTGGCGTCCCTCACCCCAACATGGTGAGCGGCGCCAATTCATTGCAAG GCTCTCTCGCCCCTTGCTTGTACAAGTTCCCGGATCACGGTCTaagcagcggctcctgcgcGTTGAGCCACGGGTTCTCCACGCTGCCCTCGGCCCTCCTCTCCACCGACGAGGTCCCCGCGGGCCCGGGTGTCGGCGAGCCCAAGGCCGACGCCCAGAGGAAGAGCGTGCGGGACCCTGAGGACGCCCCCTCCATGGACTCGCCGCAGATCCGGGAGCTGGAGATGTTCGCCAACGACTTCAAGATACGGAGGATCAAACTCGGTGAGCGCGGCTCCGTTTGGGATGGCGTCAAAGGAACGTCAATGCTCTTTAATGAAGCGTTCCCATTTCCCGCTTGGCTGCGACCCGCAGGTTACACCCAGACGAACGTAGGCGAGGCCCTCGCTGCAGTGCACGGCTCAGAGTTCAGCCAGACCACGATCTGCCGCTTCGAAAACCTGCAGCTGAGCTTTAAGAACGCCTGCAAACTCAAGGCCATCCTGGCTAAGTGGCTGGACGAGGCCGAGCTGGCAGGCG CCTTGTACAGTGACAAAATAGGAATGAATGAGcgaaagaggaaaagaagaacaaCTATCAG CCTGGGAGCTAAAGAGGCCCTGGAGCGCAGCTTCGTGGAGAAGAGCAAGCCGTCGTCCCAGGAAATCGCCCGGATAGCCAAGGGCCTTCacctggagaaggaggtggtCAGAGTGTGGTTCTGCAACAGGCGTCAAAGGGAGAAACGGGTCAAAACCAGCCTCAACCTCAGCTCCTGCCTGAGCAAACTGAGCCCCAACTGCATGGCACAGATGAGTAAAACCCAGAGGGCAATGACGTAA
- the pou1f1 gene encoding pituitary-specific positive transcription factor 1 isoform X3 — translation MHLATSSLGNALGNSPPNLHYPVTPCHYSNQQATYGMMAAQEMLSASISQTRILQTCGVPHPNMVSGANSLQGSLAPCLYKFPDHGLSSGSCALSHGFSTLPSALLSTDEVPAGPGVGEPKADAQRKSVRDPEDAPSMDSPQIRELEMFANDFKIRRIKLGERGSVWDGVKGTSMLFNEAFPFPAWLRPAGYTQTNVGEALAAVHGSEFSQTTICRFENLQLSFKNACKLKAILAKWLDEAELAGALYSDKIGMNERKRKRRTTISLGAKEALERSFVEKSKPSSQEIARIAKGLHLEKEVVRVWFCNRRQREKRVKTSLNLSSCLSKLSPNCMAQMSKTQRAMT, via the exons ATGCACCTCGCCACCTCCTCCCTCGGCAACGCTCTCGGCAACAGCCCCCCGAACCTGCACTACCCCGTCACCCCCTGCCATTACAGCAACCAGCAGGCCACCTACGGCATGATGGCAG CCCAGGAGATGCTCTCTGCCAGTATCTCTCAGACTCGTATCCTGCAGACCTGTGGCGTCCCTCACCCCAACATGGTGAGCGGCGCCAATTCATTGCAAG GCTCTCTCGCCCCTTGCTTGTACAAGTTCCCGGATCACGGTCTaagcagcggctcctgcgcGTTGAGCCACGGGTTCTCCACGCTGCCCTCGGCCCTCCTCTCCACCGACGAGGTCCCCGCGGGCCCGGGTGTCGGCGAGCCCAAGGCCGACGCCCAGAGGAAGAGCGTGCGGGACCCTGAGGACGCCCCCTCCATGGACTCGCCGCAGATCCGGGAGCTGGAGATGTTCGCCAACGACTTCAAGATACGGAGGATCAAACTCGGTGAGCGCGGCTCCGTTTGGGATGGCGTCAAAGGAACGTCAATGCTCTTTAATGAAGCGTTCCCATTTCCCGCTTGGCTGCGACCCGCAGGTTACACCCAGACGAACGTAGGCGAGGCCCTCGCTGCAGTGCACGGCTCAGAGTTCAGCCAGACCACGATCTGCCGCTTCGAAAACCTGCAGCTGAGCTTTAAGAACGCCTGCAAACTCAAGGCCATCCTGGCTAAGTGGCTGGACGAGGCCGAGCTGGCAGGCG CCTTGTACAGTGACAAAATAGGAATGAATGAGcgaaagaggaaaagaagaacaaCTATCAG CCTGGGAGCTAAAGAGGCCCTGGAGCGCAGCTTCGTGGAGAAGAGCAAGCCGTCGTCCCAGGAAATCGCCCGGATAGCCAAGGGCCTTCacctggagaaggaggtggtCAGAGTGTGGTTCTGCAACAGGCGTCAAAGGGAGAAACGGGTCAAAACCAGCCTCAACCTCAGCTCCTGCCTGAGCAAACTGAGCCCCAACTGCATGGCACAGATGAGTAAAACCCAGAGGGCAATGACGTAA